In a genomic window of Alteromonas gilva:
- a CDS encoding efflux RND transporter permease subunit yields the protein MQLVDIAVKRPVAIGMFTLAVLLFGMVSLGRLSVNLLPELAYPTLTIRTDYNGAAPAEVEQLVSKPIEETIGTVKGVRSVKSVSRPGQSDIVLEFAWGTEMDFASLEVREKLDILQLPLDVDKPRLLRFNPSLDPILRYGLSFSSPDASAAAMKRLRVYAEEQVKRQLESIEGVASVKIGGALENEIQVLVDQRRVSQLNINVNDIIRRLKEENLNAAGGRIDNGNQAFLVRTLNQFNAINEIGDLYIANREGKSIRLRDVATIENAYKERDAISRFNGQEGAEIAIYKEGDANSVDVARLVTQALTRITQELPADYQLNKVYDQSEFIKQAIDDVKSSAVIGGILAMLILYLFLRDFWPTLIISISIPLSVIATFNLMYGNDISLNIMSLGGIALAVGLLVDNSIVVLENIDKHKQRSKGLIDTAQAAANGTKEVSSAILASTLTTLAVFVPLIFVEGIAGQLFSDQAMTVSFALVASLIVALTVIPALAAKATRKDTFTENSDFEPAPAAPREGWRKGMYYLTLPLRLLVKLVFGIVPMLLTTAVITLWRGVGKVLAIILLPLTTLFNLGFSALEKLYKVSLAAALNARWLVLGGAVAATAFAYLLIPRLGMELIPRMSQGEFFIEVTLPAGSRVEQTDNLLTRLAGFTDSLPQVARTYSLAGTGSLISAAPSQGGDHWGKLNVVLKDDTSDADEQQVKQSLREFLARQAGVQSKFGYPELFTFAAPIQIELQGYDLNQLQRFSDELKGGLEANDRFADVTSSLRIGNPELKINFNHAALARLDMDAATAAKLVAAQIGGEVATQYSLRDRKVDILVRTEQTQRDQIEDIGRIIVNPGSDQAIPLHAVADVYLSNGPSEITRIGQQRVALIEANLRYGDLAQGVAAAQQIIDNTQLPLSLKATIAGQSEDMQQSFDSLLLALALAIFMVYLVMASQFESLGHPLLILFAIPMAVAGAIYGLLVTNTHVSVVVFIGLIMLCGIVVNNAIVLIDRINQLREQGQDKHSAIVTAAHTRLRPIIMTTLTTILGLLPMAIGFGEGAEVRTPMAVTVIFGLLFSTVLTLILLPVIYSLFDRKQFKAVSQGSEEHVYG from the coding sequence ATGCAACTTGTTGATATTGCTGTAAAACGACCGGTAGCCATTGGCATGTTTACGCTTGCCGTACTGCTCTTTGGCATGGTCTCTTTAGGCCGTCTCTCGGTTAACCTGTTACCCGAACTGGCGTACCCTACCCTGACGATTCGTACCGATTACAACGGCGCTGCGCCGGCTGAGGTCGAACAGTTGGTGTCTAAACCCATCGAAGAAACCATCGGCACGGTAAAAGGCGTGCGCAGCGTAAAATCCGTGTCCAGACCCGGCCAGTCAGACATTGTGCTGGAATTTGCCTGGGGCACCGAGATGGACTTTGCCAGTCTCGAAGTGCGCGAAAAACTTGATATTTTACAGCTGCCCCTGGACGTTGATAAACCGCGTTTACTGCGGTTTAACCCCAGCCTTGATCCCATTTTACGTTATGGCCTGAGCTTTAGCAGCCCTGACGCCTCCGCTGCCGCAATGAAACGATTACGTGTTTATGCTGAGGAACAAGTTAAACGCCAGCTTGAGTCGATTGAAGGTGTCGCCTCGGTAAAAATTGGCGGAGCACTGGAAAACGAGATCCAGGTACTGGTAGACCAACGCCGGGTGAGTCAGTTAAACATTAACGTTAATGACATCATTCGCCGTCTCAAGGAAGAAAACCTCAATGCTGCAGGAGGCCGGATTGACAATGGTAATCAGGCATTTTTAGTAAGAACCCTGAATCAGTTCAACGCAATAAATGAAATAGGCGACCTGTATATTGCCAACCGCGAGGGTAAATCTATACGCCTGCGTGATGTGGCAACCATCGAAAACGCCTATAAAGAACGTGACGCGATTAGCCGGTTTAATGGTCAGGAAGGCGCCGAAATTGCTATCTACAAAGAAGGGGATGCAAATTCTGTCGACGTGGCGCGCCTGGTAACGCAAGCCCTGACCCGCATAACTCAGGAACTACCCGCCGACTATCAACTAAACAAGGTCTACGATCAGAGCGAATTTATAAAACAGGCCATTGATGACGTGAAGTCCTCCGCTGTTATTGGTGGCATTCTGGCGATGCTGATTTTGTATCTGTTTTTACGTGATTTTTGGCCCACGCTGATCATTTCGATTTCGATTCCGCTGTCCGTTATCGCCACGTTTAACCTCATGTACGGTAACGACATCAGTCTCAATATTATGAGTTTGGGTGGTATCGCCCTGGCGGTGGGGTTGCTGGTAGATAACAGCATTGTGGTATTAGAAAATATCGACAAACACAAACAGCGCAGTAAAGGTTTGATTGACACCGCGCAGGCTGCTGCCAATGGCACCAAAGAAGTCTCCAGTGCCATTTTGGCCTCGACACTCACCACTCTTGCGGTATTCGTGCCACTCATTTTTGTTGAGGGCATCGCCGGACAACTGTTCAGCGATCAGGCGATGACCGTATCCTTTGCCCTGGTGGCGTCACTGATTGTTGCCTTAACGGTGATCCCGGCACTCGCTGCCAAAGCAACGCGCAAAGACACATTTACAGAGAACAGCGATTTTGAGCCCGCCCCTGCAGCGCCCAGAGAAGGCTGGCGCAAAGGTATGTATTATCTCACCCTGCCATTACGACTGCTGGTAAAACTGGTGTTTGGCATCGTTCCCATGCTGCTTACCACTGCTGTTATTACCTTATGGCGCGGGGTTGGTAAAGTACTGGCGATAATCTTACTGCCTCTGACCACACTTTTTAACCTTGGTTTTAGCGCCCTTGAAAAACTCTACAAGGTAAGCCTCGCGGCCGCATTGAATGCGCGCTGGCTGGTGCTTGGCGGCGCAGTAGCCGCCACCGCTTTTGCTTATTTACTGATCCCCCGTTTGGGAATGGAGTTAATCCCGCGTATGTCTCAGGGTGAATTCTTTATAGAAGTGACTTTGCCGGCAGGCTCACGGGTTGAACAAACTGATAACTTGCTAACGCGCCTGGCCGGGTTCACCGACTCTCTGCCCCAGGTGGCCCGCACCTATTCACTGGCTGGCACGGGCAGCCTCATCAGCGCAGCCCCTTCTCAGGGTGGCGATCACTGGGGCAAGCTTAATGTTGTGCTTAAGGACGACACCAGCGACGCTGATGAACAGCAAGTTAAACAATCACTACGGGAATTTTTAGCCAGGCAGGCCGGCGTACAGAGCAAATTTGGTTACCCGGAACTCTTTACCTTTGCCGCCCCTATTCAAATTGAGCTACAGGGCTATGACCTAAACCAGTTACAACGTTTTAGTGATGAATTAAAAGGCGGCCTGGAAGCGAATGACCGTTTTGCTGATGTCACCAGCAGTCTGCGAATTGGTAACCCGGAATTAAAAATCAACTTTAATCATGCCGCGCTGGCACGATTGGATATGGATGCTGCTACTGCCGCTAAACTCGTTGCAGCGCAAATTGGCGGCGAAGTCGCCACCCAATACAGTTTGCGCGACCGCAAAGTGGACATTCTGGTGCGTACTGAACAAACGCAGCGCGACCAAATCGAAGATATCGGCAGGATCATTGTTAATCCGGGGTCAGATCAGGCAATCCCTTTACATGCGGTGGCCGATGTATACCTCAGCAATGGTCCCAGTGAAATCACCCGTATCGGCCAGCAACGCGTCGCCCTGATTGAAGCGAACCTGCGCTATGGGGATCTGGCCCAGGGCGTTGCCGCAGCGCAACAGATCATCGATAACACGCAACTGCCACTGTCGTTAAAAGCGACCATTGCCGGTCAGAGTGAAGACATGCAACAAAGTTTCGACTCATTATTGCTGGCGCTGGCACTGGCCATCTTTATGGTTTATCTGGTGATGGCATCACAGTTTGAATCACTTGGCCACCCTCTGTTGATTCTGTTTGCCATCCCAATGGCAGTCGCTGGCGCGATTTACGGTTTATTAGTGACTAACACCCATGTCAGCGTGGTGGTATTTATTGGCCTGATTATGCTCTGCGGCATTGTGGTTAATAACGCCATAGTGCTTATCGACCGCATCAATCAACTGCGTGAGCAAGGACAGGACAAACACAGTGCTATCGTCACTGCAGCCCATACCCGTTTGCGCCCTATTATCATGACAACGTTAACCACCATTCTTGGTTTGTTGCCCATGGCCATCGGCTTTGGCGAAGGTGCTGAAGTGCGCACGCCAATGGCTGTAACGGTAATCTTTGGCCTGCTGTTTTCCACCGTACTGACATTAATATTGTTACCGGTCATCTACTCACTGTTTGACCGTAAACAATTCAAAGCCGTAAGCCAGGGCAGCGAGGAGCATGTGTATGGATAA
- a CDS encoding efflux RND transporter permease subunit, whose protein sequence is MDKFAQAGASLTSFALRKPVTVCMVFLSMLVFGIAAGRLLPLEKFPGIDIPQMVVQIPYNDATPAEIERMITRPVEEAIATMSGIKRLRATSYENRAEIFVEFDWDANIKAKSIEAREKVDAIRNELPDDVERVMVYKFNTNDMPIFQLRVSSDRDLSNAYDLLDRNLKQVIERVPGVSRVELYGVVKKQISIRLMPERMTSLHINTEQLGQRLRAANFSMTAGHFIANEQKYVVNPLGEFSDIRDIEQIYVAPGIMLKDIATIAYELPERNSGRHLDRAYAVGLNIFRESGSNLVAVSDRVMKVIEQANDDPAFNGINLYVMDDVADSVSTSLSNLVEAGLFGALLSIVVLYLFLRQITTTLLVVLSVPFSICITLGVMYLLGYSLNILSLMGLMLAVGMLVDNAVVVTESIFQQRATHSDPEQATKLGVGKVSLAVIAGTATTAIVFLPNIVGVKIDVTVFLEHVAIAICISLFASLLIAQTLIPLLASKVKPPAEHQHKTPGYIKRYRQILNWSMGNQGKTAVIALVILASTAIPLGVISKDDEGNDDQQRIWLNYHLTQNYTLEEVEKTVDKMEEYLYANQDKFYIKQVYSFYEPGFATSNITLKDDLPVPVSEIKRLINQDMPKFVRARPSFRWNDGNGGGVRLTLLGESSDRLRLISDRVVDVLASVDGLTDVRADVGSERQELQVRVNRDKAYKLGLSTQRISGLIATALRGNNLRTFRYGEAGEVKVQLLYGKSVQESLHALRNLTLANNDGRNITLDMVADITVSPQLAQINRNYRQTALAIGANLKEGTTMDDARERIETAMQYINLPTGYNWSLDGGFRRQDEAFAVMQMNMLLAVCMIYIVMAALFESLLLPTAVITSLLFSVTGVFWAYMITGTAMSVMGMIGMLILMGIVVNNGIVLVDRINQLMQEGNDLLSAVVEGCSSRIRPILMTVATTVLGLVPLALGGARIGGDGPAYAPMAIAIIGGLVFSTLTSLFLVPLAYVLLLKLRYRVGKMIHKSGRQVSRWIKV, encoded by the coding sequence ATGGATAAGTTTGCTCAGGCGGGTGCCAGCCTTACCAGTTTTGCCTTACGCAAGCCGGTCACAGTATGCATGGTGTTTTTGTCGATGCTGGTGTTCGGCATCGCGGCCGGACGCTTATTACCCCTGGAGAAGTTTCCGGGCATTGATATTCCGCAAATGGTTGTGCAGATCCCCTATAACGATGCCACACCGGCTGAAATAGAGCGCATGATTACCCGCCCGGTCGAAGAAGCTATCGCGACGATGTCGGGCATCAAGCGTTTGCGCGCAACCTCCTATGAGAATCGCGCCGAAATATTTGTCGAGTTTGACTGGGATGCCAATATCAAGGCCAAGAGTATTGAAGCCCGCGAAAAAGTGGATGCCATACGCAATGAACTCCCCGATGACGTTGAGCGTGTCATGGTGTACAAGTTTAACACCAATGACATGCCGATTTTTCAGTTGCGGGTATCCAGCGACCGTGACTTATCCAATGCTTACGACCTTCTCGACCGCAATCTCAAGCAAGTCATTGAGCGGGTTCCCGGCGTCTCGCGGGTAGAGCTGTATGGCGTGGTAAAAAAACAAATCAGCATTCGCTTAATGCCTGAAAGAATGACCTCTTTACACATAAACACCGAGCAACTCGGCCAGCGTTTACGTGCGGCTAATTTTTCGATGACAGCCGGTCATTTTATTGCCAATGAGCAAAAGTACGTGGTAAATCCTCTGGGTGAATTTTCTGATATTCGCGATATTGAACAGATTTACGTTGCGCCGGGTATCATGCTCAAAGATATTGCCACTATTGCTTATGAATTACCGGAACGTAACTCGGGTCGCCACCTTGATCGCGCCTACGCTGTGGGCCTGAATATTTTTCGCGAGTCCGGCAGTAACCTGGTCGCCGTATCTGACCGTGTTATGAAGGTTATTGAACAGGCCAATGACGATCCCGCGTTTAATGGTATTAACCTCTATGTGATGGATGATGTGGCGGACAGTGTCAGTACCTCGCTATCAAACCTTGTTGAAGCGGGCTTATTTGGCGCGCTGCTGTCCATCGTAGTGCTGTACTTATTTTTACGTCAGATCACCACTACGTTGCTGGTGGTGCTATCGGTGCCTTTCTCTATTTGTATTACACTCGGCGTTATGTATCTGCTGGGCTACTCATTAAATATTTTATCGCTGATGGGCTTAATGCTGGCCGTAGGGATGCTGGTGGATAATGCGGTGGTAGTCACCGAGAGTATTTTTCAGCAGCGCGCCACCCATAGCGATCCCGAGCAGGCGACGAAACTGGGCGTGGGAAAAGTGAGTCTGGCGGTTATTGCCGGCACCGCCACGACTGCCATTGTGTTTTTACCCAACATCGTTGGCGTAAAAATAGATGTCACTGTGTTTTTAGAACATGTTGCAATTGCTATTTGTATTTCGCTCTTTGCATCGCTGCTGATAGCACAAACATTGATCCCGCTGCTGGCATCTAAAGTCAAACCACCTGCTGAGCATCAGCACAAAACCCCCGGTTATATTAAGCGTTACCGACAAATCCTGAACTGGTCGATGGGTAATCAGGGTAAAACGGCGGTGATTGCCCTGGTGATTCTGGCAAGTACTGCTATCCCACTGGGCGTCATTTCCAAGGATGATGAGGGCAACGATGATCAGCAGCGTATTTGGCTTAACTACCACCTCACGCAAAACTATACCCTTGAGGAAGTCGAAAAAACGGTCGACAAAATGGAAGAATATCTCTACGCAAATCAGGATAAATTTTATATTAAACAGGTTTATAGCTTTTATGAGCCGGGATTTGCAACGTCCAACATAACCCTGAAAGATGATTTACCCGTGCCGGTTTCGGAAATAAAACGGTTAATTAACCAAGACATGCCTAAATTTGTTCGTGCCCGCCCCTCTTTTCGCTGGAATGACGGTAATGGTGGCGGTGTCAGGCTAACCTTGCTGGGTGAGTCATCAGACCGCCTGCGGCTAATCTCAGACCGCGTGGTCGATGTGCTTGCCAGCGTTGACGGCCTCACCGATGTCAGAGCTGATGTCGGCAGCGAACGACAAGAGCTGCAGGTCCGGGTTAACCGCGACAAAGCCTATAAGCTGGGATTGTCCACACAACGAATATCTGGCCTCATTGCAACAGCCCTGCGAGGTAACAATTTGCGCACGTTCAGGTATGGCGAAGCAGGCGAAGTGAAAGTTCAGTTACTCTATGGTAAATCGGTTCAGGAATCGCTGCATGCATTGCGTAATCTGACCCTGGCCAACAACGACGGCCGCAATATTACACTGGACATGGTTGCCGATATCACTGTTAGCCCGCAACTGGCACAGATTAATCGCAACTACCGCCAGACGGCACTAGCCATTGGCGCCAACCTCAAAGAAGGCACAACCATGGATGATGCCCGCGAGCGCATTGAAACAGCCATGCAATATATCAATTTACCCACTGGCTATAACTGGAGTCTGGACGGCGGTTTCAGGCGACAGGACGAAGCCTTTGCGGTGATGCAAATGAACATGTTGCTGGCCGTCTGTATGATTTATATCGTCATGGCAGCGTTGTTTGAGTCATTATTGTTACCCACCGCCGTCATTACCTCACTACTTTTCAGCGTTACCGGTGTGTTCTGGGCCTATATGATAACGGGCACAGCCATGTCGGTAATGGGTATGATAGGTATGCTGATATTAATGGGGATAGTGGTGAACAACGGAATTGTACTGGTAGACAGAATCAATCAGCTGATGCAGGAAGGCAATGATCTGCTCAGTGCTGTTGTTGAAGGCTGCAGTTCCCGGATCCGGCCAATATTAATGACTGTCGCAACGACGGTGTTAGGTTTAGTTCCCCTGGCATTAGGCGGAGCAAGGATTGGTGGAGATGGACCTGCTTATGCCCCAATGGCCATTGCCATCATAGGCGGACTGGTGTTTTCAACCTTAACAAGTTTATTTCTGGTACCGCTGGCTTATGTCTTGTTGCTAAAACTTCGGTACAGGGTAGGTAAAATGATTCACAAAAGTGGTCGGCAGGTGAGCCGTTGGATTAAGGTGTAA
- a CDS encoding DUF3718 domain-containing protein, with translation MNKLFKSTITAAVLSVMSVASASADVTADGVRFIGDTEFAGFCKAVVKDDVRLLRTSVSRNIGLIGASQREVLKVVKAENGVTCNGVSLVEFSQSRDASNVYQFLTARS, from the coding sequence ATGAACAAGTTATTTAAATCTACTATTACCGCAGCTGTTTTGTCTGTAATGAGTGTTGCGTCTGCGTCTGCTGATGTTACTGCTGACGGCGTACGTTTTATTGGCGATACTGAGTTCGCGGGTTTTTGTAAGGCGGTAGTTAAAGACGATGTGCGTTTACTTCGTACTTCAGTATCACGCAATATTGGTCTTATCGGTGCAAGCCAGCGCGAAGTATTAAAAGTGGTTAAAGCTGAAAATGGCGTAACCTGCAACGGTGTTTCTTTAGTTGAGTTTTCTCAATCACGTGATGCATCGAATGTATATCAGTTTCTAACTGCACGTAGCTAA
- a CDS encoding DUF2189 domain-containing protein, with amino-acid sequence MSQHFKETPQNAITESGIARVIPCKELDIGDPIKWLSLGLQDLLRTPMLSIFYGVIFAAIPWLIFYLVAMTGWHLVILPSIVCFMLIGPFLAAGLYDISWEHEKGHKPTLAHSLRAIRRNAVNEWGFGILLMVLMIFWLRVASIIHALYPQHQIENVESLMPFLLLGTGVGALFCVAMFLITAFTQPILLERKVDLATAVMTSINAVWVNKVPMFIWAGIIFTMVAIGFVTGFIGFIVLMPLLGYASWHGYIDAIETKRERNYV; translated from the coding sequence ATGTCACAGCACTTTAAAGAAACACCACAAAACGCTATTACGGAGAGTGGAATCGCGCGGGTAATTCCTTGTAAAGAACTCGATATCGGAGATCCGATTAAGTGGTTATCTTTAGGATTGCAGGATTTACTCAGAACACCCATGTTGTCGATTTTTTATGGCGTTATATTTGCCGCCATCCCCTGGCTGATATTTTATTTAGTTGCCATGACCGGTTGGCATTTGGTTATCCTGCCCTCTATCGTGTGTTTTATGCTGATAGGCCCGTTTTTAGCCGCCGGACTCTACGATATTAGCTGGGAACACGAGAAAGGCCACAAACCCACACTGGCGCATTCGTTGCGCGCAATCCGCCGCAATGCGGTGAATGAGTGGGGCTTTGGTATTCTACTGATGGTACTGATGATCTTTTGGCTGCGGGTCGCGTCCATCATTCATGCGCTTTACCCTCAGCATCAAATTGAAAACGTGGAAAGTTTAATGCCGTTCTTACTGTTGGGAACCGGAGTTGGGGCGTTGTTTTGCGTGGCGATGTTTCTTATAACCGCCTTTACCCAGCCCATTCTGCTGGAACGTAAAGTGGACTTAGCCACGGCGGTGATGACCAGTATTAACGCGGTGTGGGTGAATAAGGTGCCCATGTTTATCTGGGCAGGCATCATATTTACCATGGTCGCGATTGGCTTTGTGACGGGATTTATTGGTTTTATTGTACTGATGCCATTACTGGGCTATGCGTCATGGCATGGCTATATTGATGCCATTGAGACCAAACGGGAACGAAACTACGTTTAA
- a CDS encoding pyridoxal phosphate-dependent aminotransferase codes for MKPVNSSHKLDNVCYDIRGPIAAQARKMEDEGHRILKLNIGNPAPFGFDAPDDILKDVIHNLPTSQGYSDSTGIYAARVAVMQYYQQMHIRNIQVDDVFIGNGVSEMIMMSMQALLNTGDEVLLPSPDYPLWTAAVSLSSGTPVHYRCDEQAGWFPDIDDIKSKITKKTKAIVIINPNNPTGAVYSKELLQQIVEVAREHELVVFSDEIYDKILYDDAKHTCIASLADDVFFVTFSGLSKNYRVAGFRAGWLVVSGNKRLAKHYIEGLTILSSMRMCANVPCQSAIQTALGGYQSINNLVQPGGRLKIQRDLAAKRLNEIDGISCVAPKGAMYCFAKVDAEKFNIANDEQMILDLLSSEKILLVHGKAFNLDEGIYFRLVFLPHSDILAPAMDRIENFFNGYRQKGQK; via the coding sequence ATGAAACCGGTAAACAGTTCGCACAAGTTAGATAACGTCTGCTATGACATTCGCGGCCCTATTGCAGCTCAGGCGCGCAAAATGGAAGACGAGGGCCATCGCATTCTTAAGTTAAACATCGGCAATCCGGCCCCGTTTGGCTTTGATGCCCCCGACGATATTTTAAAAGACGTCATCCATAACCTGCCAACTTCACAGGGTTATTCTGACTCAACCGGTATTTATGCTGCCCGCGTTGCCGTAATGCAGTATTACCAGCAGATGCACATTCGAAATATTCAGGTTGATGATGTGTTTATTGGCAACGGCGTCAGCGAAATGATCATGATGTCTATGCAGGCATTACTCAACACCGGTGATGAAGTATTGTTACCGAGCCCCGACTATCCTCTGTGGACCGCAGCAGTGAGCCTGTCTTCTGGCACGCCTGTGCATTATCGCTGTGACGAACAGGCCGGCTGGTTCCCGGACATTGATGACATAAAAAGTAAAATCACTAAAAAGACCAAAGCGATAGTGATCATCAATCCCAATAACCCCACCGGTGCGGTATACAGTAAAGAGTTGTTGCAACAGATTGTTGAGGTGGCCCGTGAACACGAGCTCGTCGTTTTCTCTGACGAAATATACGATAAAATCCTCTATGATGACGCCAAACATACCTGCATTGCATCACTGGCCGATGACGTGTTTTTTGTTACTTTCAGTGGTTTGTCAAAAAACTACCGGGTAGCGGGTTTCAGAGCGGGTTGGTTAGTGGTGTCGGGCAACAAGCGTTTAGCCAAACACTATATTGAAGGCCTCACAATATTGTCGTCGATGCGCATGTGCGCCAATGTGCCCTGCCAAAGTGCCATTCAAACGGCATTAGGCGGATATCAGAGTATTAATAACCTCGTTCAGCCGGGTGGCCGATTAAAAATTCAGCGCGATCTGGCGGCCAAACGATTAAATGAAATTGACGGTATAAGCTGTGTTGCGCCCAAGGGCGCGATGTATTGTTTTGCCAAAGTTGACGCCGAAAAGTTCAACATTGCCAACGATGAACAAATGATTCTTGACCTGCTGAGCAGCGAAAAAATCTTACTGGTACATGGCAAAGCCTTTAACCTCGACGAAGGCATTTATTTCAGGCTGGTATTTTTACCCCACAGCGATATTCTTGCGCCGGCAATGGATCGTATCGAAAACTTTTTTAACGGTTATCGCCAAAAAGGCCAAAAGTAA
- the yfbR gene encoding 5'-deoxynucleotidase — translation MADNSHFFAHLARMKLIQRWPLMRNVHSENVQEHSLQVAMVAHALALIKNRFFGGTLNPDRIATLAMFHDVSEVLTGDLPTPVKYFNPAIKDEYKKIEKIAEQKLIDMAPEAFKQDYAELIDSHYHSKDEAFIVKAADVLCAYLKTLEELSAGNREFTLAKKRLDKMLKDYHSDEVDYFLTRYVPSFSLSLDEITQDDAYEERGE, via the coding sequence ATGGCCGACAACAGCCATTTCTTTGCGCACCTGGCCAGAATGAAGCTAATTCAGCGCTGGCCGCTGATGCGTAACGTGCACAGCGAAAACGTGCAAGAGCACAGTTTACAGGTTGCGATGGTTGCCCACGCCCTGGCACTGATTAAAAACCGCTTTTTTGGCGGCACGCTCAACCCGGATCGGATTGCTACGCTGGCAATGTTTCATGATGTGTCGGAAGTGCTGACCGGCGATTTACCAACGCCGGTTAAATACTTTAACCCGGCCATTAAAGATGAATACAAAAAGATCGAAAAAATCGCCGAGCAAAAACTGATTGATATGGCACCTGAGGCGTTTAAGCAGGACTACGCCGAGCTCATCGATAGCCATTATCACAGCAAAGACGAAGCCTTTATTGTTAAAGCAGCTGATGTGTTATGCGCCTACCTGAAAACACTTGAAGAGCTCAGTGCCGGTAACCGTGAGTTTACCCTGGCGAAAAAGCGTCTGGACAAAATGCTCAAAGACTATCATTCAGACGAAGTTGATTATTTTCTGACTCGCTACGTGCCGAGTTTCTCGCTGAGTTTAGATGAAATCACTCAGGACGATGCCTACGAAGAACGCGGAGAATAA
- a CDS encoding anti-phage deoxyguanosine triphosphatase, which yields MNNPTDPTFDDSAWQSTWWERRLPRTQARDGDHRSPFQRDKARVLHSAAFRRLQAKTQVLGVGLSDFYRTRLTHSLEAAQIGTGITAQLQGKYPKLTDFVSLDPYLIETLCLAHDIGHPPFGHGGEIALHYMMHEHGGFEGNGQTFRIVARLEPYTAEHGMNLSRRSVLGLVKYPNFIDSLTNTAIVPTEKVGNRQVKAEQWHPPKGLFRCDQTLFEWLLDPLPPAERDQFMQYDTSDGRHHKTRFKSFDCSVMELADDIAYGIHDLEDAIVMGMVKRNEFAEELENELVNLEVAWLSDAICGLGERLFSQQQYERKNAIGALVNCFITAIQIDENRLFDHPLLRYQAVLPERHSAALSLFKRFVYRKVIRKPEVQLLEYKGQQVVMELFEAFSSDPTRLLPENTRQRYQLAAEQGNGQRVIADYIAGMTDEFAARLYSNMFVPKRGGVLDTLSL from the coding sequence ATGAACAATCCCACCGACCCAACATTCGATGACTCAGCATGGCAATCGACTTGGTGGGAGCGACGCTTGCCGCGCACCCAGGCCAGAGACGGCGACCACCGTTCGCCTTTTCAGCGCGATAAAGCCCGCGTATTGCACTCCGCTGCGTTTCGCCGCTTGCAAGCCAAAACCCAGGTGCTCGGTGTAGGGCTGAGCGATTTTTACCGCACCCGCTTAACGCATTCCCTGGAAGCAGCACAAATTGGCACGGGTATCACCGCTCAACTGCAGGGAAAATACCCTAAGCTTACTGACTTTGTAAGCCTTGATCCCTACCTCATTGAAACACTGTGTCTGGCGCATGATATTGGCCACCCCCCTTTTGGTCACGGCGGTGAAATTGCCCTGCACTATATGATGCACGAACATGGCGGGTTTGAAGGAAACGGGCAAACCTTCAGAATTGTCGCCCGCCTTGAGCCCTATACAGCAGAGCATGGCATGAACCTGAGCCGGCGCAGTGTGCTGGGACTGGTAAAGTATCCTAATTTTATAGATTCGTTAACCAACACCGCTATTGTGCCAACCGAAAAGGTTGGCAATCGTCAGGTAAAAGCCGAACAATGGCATCCGCCTAAAGGCTTGTTTCGCTGCGATCAAACATTATTTGAGTGGTTACTCGACCCATTGCCGCCAGCAGAGCGCGACCAGTTTATGCAGTATGACACCAGCGATGGCCGTCATCATAAGACCCGGTTTAAGTCCTTCGATTGCAGCGTAATGGAACTTGCTGATGACATTGCCTACGGTATACATGATCTTGAAGATGCGATTGTGATGGGCATGGTCAAGCGTAACGAATTTGCTGAAGAACTGGAGAACGAGCTAGTCAACCTCGAGGTCGCCTGGTTATCGGACGCTATTTGCGGCTTAGGCGAGCGCCTGTTCAGTCAACAGCAATACGAGCGCAAGAATGCCATTGGAGCGTTAGTGAACTGCTTTATCACGGCCATCCAAATTGACGAAAACCGTCTGTTTGACCACCCACTTCTACGTTACCAGGCCGTGTTACCTGAACGTCACAGTGCTGCATTATCGCTATTCAAACGGTTCGTATATCGTAAGGTTATTCGCAAACCTGAAGTACAGCTGCTTGAATATAAAGGACAACAAGTGGTGATGGAACTGTTTGAAGCCTTTAGTTCGGACCCTACCCGCTTGCTACCGGAAAATACCCGTCAGCGTTATCAGCTCGCCGCCGAGCAAGGCAACGGACAACGCGTTATTGCCGACTATATCGCTGGCATGACCGACGAGTTTGCTGCGCGATTATATTCAAATATGTTTGTGCCAAAGCGTGGCGGTGTGCTCGATACTCTTTCTCTGTAA